Part of the Pieris brassicae chromosome 11, ilPieBrab1.1, whole genome shotgun sequence genome, aaaaattacaGATTTTTTGAAAGTTATTTAGATGTGCTAAATAATTATGTGAAATACCAATTGTCTGACATAATTGTATAATGTTGGGCCATACTGTATTGGCATTATTGACAACATATATGTAAGTTTTCACATTTTATGGTAaagaaattacatttattgtaaCAGTGTACTGAAGTCTGACTTTTGTAtagattattgtttattagataaattgttatccataaatatatagaaaattctgCATATTGGAATGTACcttgattaaataaagtataggttaaaaatgtgattgttttaaacttgaAACATATAATGGTGCAAttagttattgttaattaataaactgaaCAGATTTAATTGCATAATCATGTTCACAATCTGAATCTATGCCTCTATCGTATCAGGGCaacaattttttactataaGTAGGATGATATGCTACTATCCTCGTACGTAAGTTATGACATTATCATATGGCTGCGAACACTGctacataatcaaatctgtGAAAGCAGGTAggtaatattacattttaagtgtatatataaatcttgtaAAATAAGTTTGAGAATGTTCAgattaattcatttaaagaTTAACCAATTGCTGACGTGTCTGTTTTATAGCTGAAGATGTGATTCACCGACAGCTCACAAGAGCTTCTTcacttctttaaatatatattatttgcacATTCGCCATTGGCTAGGTGGCTAACGCGGTTCATCTAAATTTTAACAGCTGAAGATGTGCATTACCCCAGCAGCTTACAAGAATAATACGATGTATGCGTATACGcgtatgtataatttttataattcatatataGTGATTAAGATGGTGcttgaatattgctctgtctTATTAATTTCTCGATTCCTATAAGTGGCGAAGACAccttcaagcccttaattatcgtgaTGAGCCTGCTTTGAGATAATTCCACCACCTtgaacctttgatcctaccctTTAGGGATCCGTCgggttgttaggttcttacatcACACCCTctcatatttttgtaaacatgaTTAAGATtatggctaaattagcctccaaaaagcttggtgtgcttaGCAAGAAAAGACGGTATTTCACTCCGGGCCAACGTTTACAACTGTATAAatcgcaaattcggccccacatggagtactgttctcattctctgggcgggagctcgcCAGtgccagctccttccacttgaccgtattcaacgaagggCGGTTCGAATCTCTTctaatccctctccgagcggcttgatcccttggcgttgtgTAGAGATGTGGTCAGATGAAGAGTGTTCagagagttgttcggtctaatacctgcagctgagtttcattagcagatgtcgaggcagaatacgaaatttatTCGTATCGTGCGatccacaactgagcatttttaaggcagtttttgcgcgcaccaccactacgtggaaccagctgcccattgaagtatttttgaaCATATTTGGGTCCGTCAAGAAAAGAGAACCAATacttcaaaggccggcaacgtactcgcaAGCTCTTATTATGTGTAaacgggcggcggtatcatttaacatcaggtatcCTGCCAGTTTGAccatattctatttaaaaaaattaagtatccGCCAGATCCGCCTTTTTGTGACGATTTTTGTCCCTTGTAAAGTTATCATTATcatcaacatttaaaaaaattacaggcGAAGATAAAGTACTTTAATtcctttattgtattataatgtattatcttctttcataagcaataataatattaagatgtaatatgttcatgtatataatttgtttataactaAGTTTTGTGCCAGCCATGCACCTAACAATATACGATTTCTGCTGAAGAAGGAGGCCACCGGCGTCGCTTCGATATCTCACTTAGTTTATAGAATTGCACTCTTATAAGCATCGCGCTTAAGAGcagtatattaatttgtaatttataataaattagttcgtaataatttttttttgggtgCACCAGCGGgtgtaatataattactagCTTATACCTTTGTTTACTTTTGATGTCTCTGTTAATTTTTTCTCGCGTGtagtttcccaaccttttacctgaaactggcataaagtcaaaactattgccataatataaaaaaattgtctttagTCTGTGCAGTGTAATGTGTACAGTGAAAATAATGAATGACAGTAAtactatttcattttattcagatttgtttgtttatatttctctAAGAAGGACTGTCGACAAATTTTTGGCtttgaataaaaactttacacAGCAAAAATTATGGATTTTGATAAAGAACTTTTGATGGAGCTGTTTCTGGATGATAATGTGTCAAATATAAACAGATTGATCGTAGCTGCTGCCAATGTTATTAACGAAAATAACGAAAATATTTCTAGtatgaatgaaataattatgaaagaagatgctaatcaaataataaagacTGAAACCAGAGAATTTGTTAGGCGTTCACTTTCTTATAGGagtaaaaacttttatgaaGATATAGTAGTTAAGTATACTGATGAAGATTATGCTGAAAAATTCAAGATGAAAAAGACTACTATACAGGTATTTAATTATGATCTATCTATAAACTCGTGTCTTGTTCTCAAAGTGGTTGGTAGAGACCCCAAATCTCCACTTGCCAGACATACTCTTCATTCGCTGTCCATGTTGACAGTTATGggtaaatagtttaaataaattcaggcagatttctgtattttactataaacagtcaactttttttttatacttcatATCTTGCATATTCTTAGATTTCATGCGAAGTAATAAGGTTCTGGTTGGGAAAGTTTAAGAAGCATTATGTTAaacaaaagtgttttttactatttggaaatatatttttaactcttTATGGAAGTATttcattgtttaataaaattggcaTAATTAAAGTAGACCTTTTAAAGAAACTATGTAATTTCTTTTGCTATCTAAATTCTGATAGAAGACCTAAGTGCcaaataaaaagtacttatttataggcataatattatttgtggaTGTgggtaataatatttattataagttaccTATTGTTTGGTATAAAGCTGTTGCTTTTAAAACATATCAAAAATCCTGTATGGCTCACACCCTAGTaatttgtacatttttttctctGACACTACTGATTTCTTTCTTTATATCATTACAGGCCCTAATCAATCACCTTCGagaatatataaaaccttGCTCATCAGTTATACCATTGGATAAGAAAgttcacatatttttatggCTTCTCACATCTGATTCTTCTTATAGTGATGTTGCTGAATTATTTGGCATGCACAAATCATCTGTAAGCTATATCTTTCATGAACTTGCCACTCTGCTATCTGAACAAAAATATCACTTTATAAATTGGCCTTCTTTGGAAGAACAGCATGTGACTAGGATCAAAGTAAATAGTAGATTTGGTTTTCCCAATTGTGTTGGCTTCATAGATGCTTGTCGCCTACGAGTCAGGTCAAAAACCAATCAGAAGGGCAAACCAGAAATCATACTTTTACAAGCAGTATGTGATGAAACACTTATGTTTTTTGATATCCATATAGGACAGATTGGAAGTACACATAAGAATAGGGTGTATAGAGAAAGCCAGTTGGCTcatgaaatgaaaaattttattgattttgacAACCACATATTGGGAAATTCAGAGTACaagctaaaaaaaaatttgattaCTCCCTTCACAAGTGATATTCCACTGACAAGTGAAGAAACAAAATTCAATGAAATACACTGGAAAGCTAGCACATATATTGGACATGCCTTTGAGATACTTAAGGATAGATTCAAGAAACTAAATTCCATTGACATAAACAAGACAGATGCTATAAATACCTTGATTTGTGCAGCATGTGTATTACATAACTTTGTATTATTACATGAAGGTAGTAACTACTTAAAGGAAGAGGCAGTCATTAATAATGATGGTGTCACCATAGATCCAAATTTAGTTAAGACAGCTGCAGAAAAGCGTAAATTTCTatgtagttatattaattacatggATGGTGCatagtgttttatttgatcTTAACCATCATCAATTTAATAATCTCCgaaaatattatgaagatTTAAATACTGTAAGGCTTAACCCAAACTAAAGATCTTTTTATCTTCATCAGtatcttcaatattttttaaaattttgcttcTGTGCAGTGTAAAATGGTAAGTCCCATTTGTACtgcatttttcatatttaatctTTTCCGTTCTAGGGTGAATAAAAgaatgtttgtaatttttaaaattgatttctttaataaaaagaatataaataatacatattcttGGAGTATGCAGTCATTTCAACTCATTAAAAATGTAGTATGAttatttaacaatgtaaaaaccacataataattgatatgaaAAGCtctcaaaattattttatttacttataattttagaatttttctAAGATcgatactaataatttatctaacttgataaatctaaagaaaaaaaatccaaaatgtATCTCGGGAAAAGTtcagtatatttaaataaactttgatAGATTCACGGTGGGAACACTTCATTTCATAGATCTCTGATTTTCAGGTGGTATATTAAGCCTTTActacagtttaaaaaaatattaaaatacattcacAGGATAgcacttattatattatagtataatacaattaacaaaatattcaatatagaTTTTCCACTCTAAGAGGGAAGTAGTCTATGTTAAAGATTTATTGAAAAGCTATCATAGGAGTTGCTAATTAGTCAGGTATTTGTAAATGAGTATGAGATAAAAAACATTAGGACCTCTAAAGTAATAGCTTATAAGCTTTACAAACATTCAAATCATTAACGGGTGACTAAACATATATCATTTAATGcttcctaaaatatattaggcACTAAATTGGCAACCTACAAGGCACTATGCACTTAGCACAGCAATTTAcctataataacaataacacttGTTTTCCTTCAAATTCATTGATCTCCATTTTATGCATTGCTTATAGCTTGTCCTATTTTTTgacgaaaatattatttaaatttactatggAGCATAGTACctattcattattttgtatcatATTTTATCTACTTTCTtctaaatactatattttatgaagTCCTATGTTTCTAAATTCTGTAACTTCTTAgcctttatatacatatttatatttacaaaaatagctGCGCAGTGAAGTTATGACTACACAACGATAATGATAAGGTGGAAtgtgaaaaataatgttataaaattcttaatactgaaaagaaaatatttgcaaGATCATCTTCGTCGATCAATCGATTACAggttatacaaaattatatcatGCGTTTTTTCTATCCTTTACATAATctcattttataaacatgtGAAAGTTGAAACATcttactatatttaatttttaatatttaaaaaaaagtcatgctttataaattattgtacattaaaatttaaaatggacCTTTGAAATGTTCGAGCTgctaatatttaaactacCTAAGTAATATCACTAATGTTTACGTTTGCAGCTTTCGAAAACAGAACTACAAGGTATACTGtacaacaatataaaatataatatttacaaaagtctAATCCCCGCGATCAACATCATTCGTAGTCCTAGCCGATCTACTCGGAAGACTTAGCACACATAACAATCACTTTGAAATAGTTCCATACACTGTCTTCTGAGgtatatttcatatgtaagtcTTTTTAACTTTTTGCAAGGTGCCGCACTTAAGATCCTTATCGAGGGATTCTGTGGAATTTCGTAGATCTAGTGCTCGGTCTTTTCCGAGTTCGATGTGTAGATTGTCTTGTTTTGCGAGTGGACACACGTTCGCAACCATGTTCACGTTTTTTGAGCGCGGAGGCATATATCCAGAGTTCACGTTCAGAGGAGTCTCCAAGGGATTCAACCTGTAAAAATACgatacatttgaattttaactttatatttttgattaaaattgtttgCTTCGttctgaaaattaaattaatccgtccagaaattattatatttgtttttatttttatagcataTTTACCTATTTAAATGATTGTGTTGTTCATTGAAGGGCGAGGTGTCAGTAAAAAATGGGTGGCGAAATCTCCGAGAGAACAGGTAACCGATGACAAATCCAACCATCAGCGTGACTAGACAAGACGCAACGACAGCCGTCAGCAATGCCTGTGCGCTGTAAATGTTGCCCTCGGCAGCTTCTACCGTTAGTAGATCTGTTAAATTGATAcaggtttaaatatattaatgatattacTTTGTTAAGGATGTctttgaaaatgaaattaaaaatctttttcctTGAATTGTTTTCAGTCAATCagtatgttaaattaaaaaaagtttgtagagCTATAGAGTTAGATTACGAAAACCTGTTGCTTttcttacaatttttattttaggtttgcattacttatttataaacttgaaATCATAACATAGCTATAAAATCattgaattgtattattacctgtttcatgtttattattattaacattcttTTCTTCGGACATAACGTTCGTTTCGACGACCTCTATGAGtatttcattttgtatgtCGTCTGGTTTGTGCCGCAGATTAGATTCGGATTGTGTCGGTTTTTTAGTAGCCGGACTTCGATTACTATGTCTATCATTTGGCAGCAAAGCTggcaatttattacatatatcagTCTTTCCATACTctacattttgtaaaaatcgCTCCGGATTGGGAAATTGTCTATTTCCAACCCATGAACACTGTTGTTGCTTTGAATCCCACGCACAGTGCGGGTCTTGCAAAGCCACACACTCCCTgtgaataataaacaaaatcaattttcacctatttttatatgtttaactagaaaggctttattatatctggttttcattgttttatatgagttataaataaaaaggacgCGGgtctgaaataaattttaatcggAGTAGGTAGAGTAAAAGTATGCATTTAAGTGAGACCGTCAACCAGCAAATTGGTTCTATACGTgtgaaattcaatatttaaatagtgaAGTTGAATTTCTTACCTGCAAGACTGCACGTTCGTGCAATGTGATAAGCTGACTGCTCGTATAATATCTCCGGATGCGACTATAAGTTTTTCCGTTGTAAGAGCAACGTGCATTTGTCTAATAGGAACGCCCGGCGGTAAAACTTGCACTTCGGATATTACAGCAGTCCTAACTGGGTTTTTGCTGTATTCCTCTACACTTGCATCGAACACTCCCTCGTTTGACGCTACGTTCACGGCTTTAATCACTCTACCGTCGTCCGTGCCGACATACATAACATCAAATTTATTTCCGTTCATAGATTGCACTTGGGGATGTATGGCAATAGCAGAGAATCTGTACTGTAGGCTTACTCTTATGAGAATTGGTCGAGCCAAAAACGATGGAACGGCTTTATCCATAAGGGGGTGCGTTTTGATGAAATTCACGGTCGAATCAGCAAGTGTTCTACTATCTTCTACGCATGCACCAGGTTGAGGATGcggtaatttttctttttcaagtTGCAGCCAGTTTGAGTTCATGCTTTCCTGACCTTTAAATGACCCATCGAACGCGTCTAATATATCTCTCATGGCGAATGCACACACAGCTGAGCCTCCTATCGCATTTTGGGGTGTAGTAAAAACTGCGTATAAGATATCATTTCTATTTCCGCCATTACCATAGATTCCGTTAATAATCTCAGTTGTAGCCTCTGTAAAATAAGTAACAGAAAAATTGTTTATCCATCTTTAAGTAAAAGTGTAGTGATCATATTTGATTTGCTATTATTAACTTACGTATTTCGTC contains:
- the LOC123716015 gene encoding semaphorin-1A: MAVARAVLVLLASSAQAWMPDANARIHVKYGDETSEQFAGNTTGPNHFRILDRDDFSLLVGGRSTVYNLSLYDLSENIDQRLEWQSTDAHRELCQLKGKSADECQNYLRVAARAQGRLLVCGTNAFKPMCRRYARHPPNHHLEEFDGTGRCPYSPQHNSTAIFTDGQLYTATAADFSGTDPLIYREPVRTEHSDLRLLNDPSFVGAVASTSHVYFFYRETAVEFMNCGKAVYSRVARVCLNDKGGPHTFSDRWTSFLKTRLNCSIPGEYPFYFDEIQATTEIINGIYGNGGNRNDILYAVFTTPQNAIGGSAVCAFAMRDILDAFDGSFKGQESMNSNWLQLEKEKLPHPQPGACVEDSRTLADSTVNFIKTHPLMDKAVPSFLARPILIRVSLQYRFSAIAIHPQVQSMNGNKFDVMYVGTDDGRVIKAVNVASNEGVFDASVEEYSKNPVRTAVISEVQVLPPGVPIRQMHVALTTEKLIVASGDIIRAVSLSHCTNVQSCRECVALQDPHCAWDSKQQQCSWVGNRQFPNPERFLQNVEYGKTDICNKLPALLPNDRHSNRSPATKKPTQSESNLRHKPDDIQNEILIEVVETNVMSEEKNVNNNKHETDLLTVEAAEGNIYSAQALLTAVVASCLVTLMVGFVIGYLFSRRFRHPFFTDTSPFNEQHNHLNRLNPLETPLNVNSGYMPPRSKNVNMVANVCPLAKQDNLHIELGKDRALDLRNSTESLDKDLKCGTLQKVKKTYI
- the LOC123716016 gene encoding protein ANTAGONIST OF LIKE HETEROCHROMATIN PROTEIN 1-like — translated: MDFDKELLMELFLDDNVSNINRLIVAAANVINENNENISSMNEIIMKEDANQIIKTETREFVRRSLSYRSKNFYEDIVVKYTDEDYAEKFKMKKTTIQALINHLREYIKPCSSVIPLDKKVHIFLWLLTSDSSYSDVAELFGMHKSSVSYIFHELATLLSEQKYHFINWPSLEEQHVTRIKVNSRFGFPNCVGFIDACRLRVRSKTNQKGKPEIILLQAVCDETLMFFDIHIGQIGSTHKNRVYRESQLAHEMKNFIDFDNHILGNSEYKLKKNLITPFTSDIPLTSEETKFNEIHWKASTYIGHAFEILKDRFKKLNSIDINKTDAINTLICAACVLHNFVLLHEGSNYLKEEAVINNDGVTIDPNLVKTAAEKRKFLCSYINYMDGA